The following are encoded together in the Lactuca sativa cultivar Salinas chromosome 1, Lsat_Salinas_v11, whole genome shotgun sequence genome:
- the LOC128132014 gene encoding DExH-box ATP-dependent RNA helicase DExH3-like, whose product MNYSSDEDDKPLVFKRSSNSNRLKHSSQQKPTSISKQGTNKLIFEKPPPNVRKIVLATNIDEASITINDVVLVVDCGKAKETTYDASKNTPCLLPSWISQASARQRRGRARRVQTGECLEVGSIGEFLSATLVPPEPLAVQNVVDFSKMIGALDVNENLTHLDYLFSFFQNIRKYLAMLPLDPKLGKMLIMGAFFRCFDPILTIVPGLSVRDHFLLPQENKDQASTTKSIFSAKDYSDHMALRNFLSAQTLQAIHSLRNQFIHILKDAQLLETKSGINNGLSHNQSLVSAIICSGLFPGIASVVHRETSMSFKTIDDVQVLLYAFFYYVGGGEVQYHGEVARLKVDMKIVKG is encoded by the exons ATGAATTATTCATCTGATGAGGATGACAAGCCCTTGGTTTTCAAAAGGAGCTCAAATTCTAATAGATTGAAGCATTCCTCTCAACAGAAGCCAACTTCCATTAGTAAGCAGGGGACCAAC AAACTTATATTTGAAAAACCACCTCCAAATGTGCGTAAAATAGTACTTGCTACAAATATTGATGAAGCAAGTATTACAATTAATGATGTGGTTTTAGTGGTTGATTGTGGAAAAGCTAAAGAGACTACTTATGATGCCTCGAAAAATACTCCTTGTTTGTTGCCTTCATGGATATCACAAGCATCTGCTCGCCAA AGAAGGGGTAGGGCAAGGCGTGTGCAAACAGGGGAAT GTTTGGAAGTTGGAAGTATTGGAGAGTTTTTATCAGCTACTTTGGTGCCTCCAGAGCCATTAGCT GTCCAAAATGTTGTGGATTTTTCAAAGATGATTGGAGCATTAGATGTAAATGAAAATCTTACACATCTTG ATTATCTTTTCTCATTTTTTCAAAATATACGTAAATATCTGGCAATGCTTCCATTGGATCCGAAATTAGGGAAAATGCTGATAATGGGTGCTTTTTTTCGTTGCTTTGATCCTATTCTTACAATTGTTCCTGGACTTAGTGTCAGGGATCATTTTCTTTTGCCTCAAGAGAACAAAGAC CAAGCTAGTACAACAAAATCAATATTTTCTGCAAAGGATTACAGTGATCATATGGCACTT AGGAATTTCCTTTCTGCTCAAACACTTCAAGCTATACATTCTTTAAGGAATCAGTTTATCCATATTTTGAAAGATGCTCAATTACTTGAGACTAAATCGGGGATTAACAAcggattaagtcataatcaatcaTTGGTTAGCGCCATTATATGCTCAGGCCTTTTTCCTGGAATTGCATCTGTAGTG CATAGGGAGACATCAATGTCCTTCAAAACTATAGATGATGTCCAAGTCTTACTCTATGCA TTTTTTTATTACGTCGGTGGTGGCGAAGTTCAATACCATGGCGAGGTTGCAAGGCTTAAAGTTGACATGAAGATTGTCAAAGGATAA